One window of the Deinococcus planocerae genome contains the following:
- a CDS encoding family 1 glycosylhydrolase, which translates to MDNLELWVGVEPTVSRVGDETMDQLVLGGFDRRPHDIDRLASTGAKAVRFPLLWERTAPGDLADADWRWGAERLARLAGHGLEPIVGLVHHGSGPFHTHLLDPGFADGVAAYARAVAERFPHLTMYTPVNEPLTTARFSALYGHWYPHARDEASFWRALLHQLRATVLAMAQIRKVNPGARLVQTEDLGHTSSTPALRYQADFENERRWLSLDLLLGRVDETHPLWGYLRWAGVDERELRWFAEHPCPPDIVGLNVYVTSERFLDERLHRYPPHTHGGNGRHRYADVEAVRVRGEGLGGPGERLREAHARYGLPLAITEVHLGCTREEQLRWLHETWRAAQAVRQEGADVRAVTAWAALGAFEWNSLLTRRSGHYESGLWDVQAPEPRPTALFGLARDLAAGRDPAHPVLRGPGWWRRGERLIFPAHGPVRVEKPAGPPLLITGGAGTLGRALARACEGRGLPYRQLSRRDLDIADPASVERALDEHRPWAVLNTAGYVRVDDAEADPRNERENALGPRLLARACAQSGVRLLTFSSGLVFGGRKSQPYVESDTPGPLNAYGRSKLAAERAVLETLPDALVVRTGALFGPRDGQNFAAHVRRELRAGRPVRAAGDQIVSPTFVPDLTHGVLDLLIDGAGGLWHLANAGAVSWAEFARMIARACGLDPLLVEEVPGSALGLPAPRPASSALASERGWLMPDLAPALARWSADVESAEREMLAAD; encoded by the coding sequence ATGGACAACTTGGAATTGTGGGTGGGCGTCGAACCCACCGTGAGCCGGGTCGGAGACGAGACGATGGACCAGCTCGTCCTGGGCGGTTTCGACCGACGACCCCACGACATCGACCGCCTCGCCTCCACGGGCGCGAAGGCCGTGCGCTTTCCGCTGCTGTGGGAACGCACCGCGCCGGGCGACCTCGCGGACGCCGACTGGCGCTGGGGCGCTGAGCGGCTCGCCCGCCTCGCCGGGCACGGGCTGGAACCCATCGTCGGCCTCGTTCACCACGGCAGCGGGCCCTTTCACACGCATCTGCTCGACCCGGGCTTCGCGGACGGGGTGGCCGCCTATGCCCGGGCGGTGGCCGAGCGCTTCCCGCACCTGACGATGTACACGCCCGTCAACGAACCGCTGACGACCGCGCGCTTCTCGGCGCTGTACGGCCACTGGTACCCCCATGCCCGCGACGAGGCGAGCTTCTGGCGGGCGCTGCTGCACCAGCTCCGGGCGACCGTGCTGGCGATGGCGCAGATCAGGAAGGTCAACCCGGGGGCCCGCCTCGTGCAGACCGAAGACCTCGGGCACACGTCGAGCACGCCCGCCCTGCGCTATCAGGCCGACTTCGAGAACGAGCGGCGCTGGCTGAGCCTCGACCTCCTGCTGGGCCGGGTGGACGAGACGCACCCCCTCTGGGGCTACCTGCGCTGGGCCGGGGTGGACGAGCGCGAGCTGCGCTGGTTCGCCGAGCACCCCTGCCCGCCCGACATCGTGGGCCTGAACGTCTACGTGACGAGCGAGAGATTCCTCGATGAGCGGTTGCACCGCTACCCGCCCCACACCCACGGGGGCAACGGGCGGCACCGCTACGCCGACGTGGAGGCCGTGCGCGTGCGCGGCGAGGGGCTGGGCGGCCCCGGAGAGCGGCTGCGCGAGGCCCACGCGCGCTACGGCCTGCCCCTGGCGATCACGGAAGTCCACCTGGGCTGCACCCGCGAGGAGCAGCTCCGCTGGCTGCACGAGACGTGGCGGGCGGCACAGGCCGTCCGGCAGGAAGGGGCCGACGTGCGCGCCGTCACCGCCTGGGCGGCCCTGGGCGCCTTCGAGTGGAACAGTCTGCTGACCCGCCGGAGTGGCCACTACGAGAGCGGGTTGTGGGACGTTCAGGCCCCCGAGCCGCGCCCCACCGCCCTGTTCGGCCTCGCCCGCGACCTCGCCGCCGGGCGCGACCCCGCCCACCCCGTGCTGCGGGGCCCCGGCTGGTGGCGGCGCGGGGAGCGGCTGATCTTCCCGGCGCACGGCCCGGTGCGTGTGGAGAAGCCCGCCGGACCGCCCCTCCTGATCACGGGCGGGGCGGGCACCCTGGGCCGGGCCCTCGCCCGGGCGTGCGAGGGACGCGGCCTGCCCTACCGGCAGCTCTCCCGCCGCGACCTCGACATCGCCGACCCGGCCTCGGTCGAGCGGGCGCTGGACGAGCACCGCCCCTGGGCCGTCCTCAACACCGCCGGATACGTGCGGGTGGACGACGCGGAGGCGGACCCCCGCAACGAGCGCGAGAACGCCCTCGGGCCGCGCCTGCTCGCCCGCGCGTGCGCGCAGAGCGGCGTGCGGCTGCTCACCTTCTCCTCGGGCCTCGTGTTCGGCGGGCGTAAGAGCCAGCCCTACGTCGAGTCGGACACCCCGGGGCCGCTGAACGCCTACGGGCGCTCCAAGCTCGCCGCCGAGCGGGCCGTGCTGGAGACCCTGCCGGACGCCCTCGTCGTGCGGACGGGCGCGCTGTTCGGTCCCCGGGACGGGCAGAACTTTGCGGCCCACGTCCGGCGTGAACTGCGGGCCGGGCGCCCCGTGCGCGCGGCGGGCGACCAGATCGTCTCGCCGACCTTCGTGCCCGACCTCACCCACGGAGTGCTCGACCTCCTGATCGACGGGGCGGGCGGCCTGTGGCACCTCGCCAACGCGGGCGCCGTGAGCTGGGCGGAGTTCGCCCGGATGATCGCCCGCGCCTGCGGCCTCGACCCCCTTCTCGTCGAGGAGGTGCCCGGCTCCGCCCTCGGCCTCCCCGCCCCGCGCCCGGCCTCCAGCGCCCTGGCGAGCGAGCGCGGCTGGCTCATGCCGGACCTCGCGCCCGCCCTCGCCCGCTGGAGCGCCGACGTGGAGAGCGCCGAGCGGGAGATGCTGGCCGCGGACTGA
- a CDS encoding TolC family protein, whose product MKRALPFVFLSAALLLPAATAQSAVTLTRAVQSALANGADVRTAQANLDKAAATNRAAQADPNTLAAAKLSARNTEALARVGLRAARLSTLQNTVNAYTALLEAQENVELQSLQVQVDQKALQVARVKLSVNNATPLDVQRAQNTLAGSSEDLTDARAQVNLASARLATLTGLGSDVRAAGAPNVPSLKTSLASLRTGLNANLAGVVSAQQDVAEAQLAVRLADNDFTPARTLADARTTLANAQRSLDAAQKNAQTTLAGAYQTAQNAAAQLGVAQSREAAAQKSYSQDAARLRSGTISAVTLQGTQLALKQARFARLQAQDAVLEALAALSVAAGQNLSGIGGTL is encoded by the coding sequence GTGAAGCGTGCCCTTCCCTTCGTCTTCCTGTCCGCCGCACTGCTGCTCCCGGCGGCGACGGCCCAGTCCGCCGTCACGCTCACCCGTGCGGTGCAATCCGCCCTCGCCAATGGAGCGGACGTTCGCACGGCCCAGGCCAACCTGGACAAGGCCGCCGCCACCAACCGCGCCGCCCAGGCCGACCCCAACACCCTCGCCGCTGCCAAGCTCTCAGCCCGCAACACCGAAGCCCTCGCCCGGGTGGGGCTCCGGGCCGCCCGGCTCTCCACCCTGCAAAATACCGTGAACGCCTACACGGCCCTGCTGGAGGCGCAGGAGAACGTTGAACTCCAGTCCCTCCAGGTGCAGGTCGACCAGAAGGCCTTGCAGGTCGCGCGGGTCAAGCTCAGTGTCAACAACGCCACCCCCCTTGACGTGCAGCGGGCCCAGAACACGCTGGCGGGCAGCAGCGAGGACCTCACCGACGCCCGCGCCCAGGTCAACCTCGCCTCCGCCCGCCTCGCCACCCTCACCGGACTGGGCAGCGACGTGCGGGCGGCGGGAGCCCCCAACGTGCCCTCGCTCAAGACCAGCCTCGCCTCACTGCGGACGGGGCTGAATGCCAACCTCGCGGGCGTGGTGAGTGCCCAGCAGGACGTGGCCGAGGCGCAACTGGCCGTGAGGTTGGCCGACAACGACTTCACCCCGGCGCGGACGCTGGCGGACGCACGGACGACGCTGGCAAACGCCCAGCGGAGCCTCGACGCGGCGCAGAAGAATGCGCAGACGACGCTGGCGGGGGCGTATCAAACGGCCCAGAACGCGGCAGCCCAGCTTGGGGTGGCGCAAAGCCGGGAGGCCGCCGCGCAGAAGAGCTACAGCCAGGACGCGGCGCGGCTCAGGAGTGGGACGATCAGTGCGGTAACGCTTCAGGGGACGCAACTCGCGCTCAAGCAGGCCCGCTTCGCCCGCTTGCAGGCTCAGGACGCGGTGCTCGAAGCGCTCGCTGCGCTCTCGGTCGCCGCCGGGCAAAACCTTTCCGGCATCGGCGGAACACTCTGA
- a CDS encoding TolC family protein, translated as MTRPSPPPIPRSGGRLALGLALALGVGGACAQTTPGPAAPSSANPSTLTLEGALARLAQAPGVTQAQLSVQVAGQNLDAARRALGLSVSVTGSTSYAGGSTATADDGTTTSTAGSLGGSVGVQASLGLLPWSSGQNSLRTAQRSLTLAQASLQAAQASARLNVYQQYLAAVVAGRDVTLAQDTLALRQRQLEIARTQRAQNNATQESVLSAQANVQLAQASLLEARSDLEVARLNLAAVLGQSLTGVTFSTQPAGAFTLPDLNTLVTRARTNTVDVIEAQNTLAAAQETLEEQQRDQRLPDLTASLRYGPATSGGLSATLDVQAGNAGVGYSVPFGGSGAGNRVVASVTGSYVVYSPALRAQLSAAQANVTQAQLSVQVAQQNAELSVRTLYSTAQTNLTALGSGATQVQVAQATLSAAQARLRAGTGTADAVTSAQIALDQAGRNLVQARVTVQLDLIRLQNAAGGAP; from the coding sequence ATGACCCGGCCTTCCCCCCCACCCATCCCCCGGTCCGGCGGGCGCCTGGCCCTGGGGCTCGCGCTGGCCCTCGGCGTGGGCGGCGCCTGCGCGCAGACCACCCCGGGCCCGGCAGCCCCCTCCTCGGCGAACCCGAGCACGCTGACGCTGGAGGGGGCCCTCGCGCGGCTGGCGCAGGCGCCGGGCGTGACCCAGGCCCAGCTCAGCGTGCAGGTGGCCGGGCAAAACCTCGACGCCGCCCGCCGCGCCCTGGGCCTGAGCGTCAGCGTCACCGGCAGCACGAGCTACGCGGGGGGTTCGACCGCCACCGCCGACGACGGCACAACCACCTCCACCGCGGGCAGCCTGGGGGGCAGCGTCGGCGTGCAGGCGAGCCTGGGCCTACTGCCGTGGTCGAGTGGCCAGAACAGTCTGCGGACCGCCCAGCGCAGCCTCACCCTCGCGCAGGCCAGCCTCCAGGCCGCCCAGGCCAGCGCGCGGCTCAACGTGTACCAGCAGTACCTCGCCGCCGTGGTCGCCGGGCGCGACGTGACCCTCGCTCAGGACACCCTGGCCCTGCGGCAACGCCAACTGGAGATCGCCCGCACCCAGCGCGCCCAGAACAACGCCACCCAGGAGAGCGTGCTCAGCGCGCAGGCGAACGTGCAGCTCGCCCAGGCCTCCCTGCTCGAGGCGCGCAGCGACCTGGAGGTCGCCCGGCTGAACCTCGCGGCGGTGCTCGGCCAGAGCCTGACGGGGGTGACCTTCTCCACCCAACCCGCGGGCGCCTTCACCCTGCCGGACCTGAATACTCTCGTCACCCGTGCCAGAACGAATACGGTAGACGTGATCGAGGCACAGAACACCCTCGCCGCCGCCCAGGAGACGCTGGAGGAACAGCAGCGCGACCAGCGCCTGCCCGACCTCACGGCCAGCCTGCGTTACGGCCCGGCCACCAGCGGCGGGCTGAGCGCCACACTCGACGTGCAGGCGGGCAACGCCGGGGTGGGCTACAGCGTGCCCTTCGGCGGGAGCGGCGCGGGCAACCGGGTGGTCGCCAGCGTCACGGGCAGCTACGTGGTGTACTCTCCGGCCCTGCGCGCCCAGCTCTCGGCGGCGCAGGCGAACGTCACCCAGGCGCAGCTCAGCGTGCAGGTGGCCCAGCAAAACGCGGAGCTGAGCGTCCGCACCCTCTACAGCACCGCGCAGACGAACCTCACGGCCCTGGGGTCGGGCGCCACCCAGGTACAGGTCGCCCAGGCCACCCTGAGCGCCGCGCAGGCCCGGCTGCGGGCCGGGACCGGGACCGCCGACGCCGTGACGAGCGCGCAGATTGCCCTGGATCAGGCGGGGCGCAACCTCGTGCAGGCGCGCGTGACGGTGCAACTCGATCTCATCCGACTCCAGAACGCCGCCGGAGGCGCCCCGTGA
- a CDS encoding response regulator transcription factor, with translation MSALILIVEDEPQLAEVLEAYARQEGYRTERAADGHAALRVYRAAHPDLILLDIMLPGRGGLDVLKTVRQGGSTPVILVTARAEETDRIVGLELGADDYVVKPFRPREVMARVKAVLRRVGAALDDTERPLRVGPLEVDRRAVLARVNGQALGLTPAEFRLLAHLAQVPGRAFTREELLAAALPDSDALERVVDAHLASVRRKLDAARAGGLLHTVRGVGYRLEAPA, from the coding sequence ATGAGCGCCCTGATCCTGATCGTGGAGGACGAACCCCAGCTCGCGGAGGTGCTCGAAGCCTACGCCCGCCAGGAGGGCTACCGCACCGAACGCGCCGCCGACGGCCACGCCGCGCTGCGGGTCTACCGCGCCGCCCACCCCGACCTGATCCTGCTCGACATCATGCTGCCGGGCCGCGGCGGCCTCGACGTCCTCAAGACCGTGCGGCAGGGCGGCTCCACCCCCGTGATCCTCGTCACCGCCCGCGCTGAGGAAACCGACCGAATTGTCGGCCTGGAGCTCGGTGCCGACGACTACGTGGTCAAGCCCTTCCGCCCCCGCGAGGTGATGGCGCGCGTGAAGGCGGTGCTGCGGCGGGTCGGCGCGGCCCTGGACGACACCGAGCGTCCGCTGCGGGTGGGGCCGCTGGAGGTCGACCGCCGGGCGGTGCTCGCGCGGGTGAACGGCCAGGCGCTCGGCCTCACCCCGGCGGAGTTCCGGCTGCTCGCCCACCTCGCGCAGGTGCCGGGGCGGGCTTTCACGCGCGAGGAGCTGCTCGCCGCGGCCCTGCCCGACTCGGACGCCCTGGAACGGGTGGTGGACGCGCACCTCGCCTCGGTGCGGCGCAAGCTCGACGCCGCGCGGGCGGGGGGTCTGCTCCACACCGTGCGGGGGGTGGGCTACCGCCTGGAGGCGCCCGCTTGA
- a CDS encoding HAMP domain-containing sensor histidine kinase, with the protein MTSPPPRLPPRPRTPSLAVTLLLAMLLVVGLAVGGMFLFSNLAVRREIARLPPEVQTYLRERQEAERRGEEPPPPPRPPSRTDDPEAAPSGTGASGSGTGNADAARSRGYRGGGLPVVLSPRARSFVRDVQTSLVQGGLVAAAVAASLSLLLARRLARPITAVSYAAARLARGDLSSRAPVLSGEREVADLAHTFNEMAGNLQALERERQQAVADIAHELRTPIAVMQARLDALEDGVYPLEPGQIALLSTQTQLLTRLVGDLRTLTLADAGRLGLHTREVDLSDLAGQVVRDLGDRAGARGVALVLHAVPAPVVADPDRLRQVAANLVENALRHARARVEVWVETDADAARLHVDDDGPGIPEESRELVFTRFARLDESRARDTGGSGLGLAIVRALAHAHGGQTSAGPSPLGGARLTVSLPLHREGSLDVRGQTP; encoded by the coding sequence TTGACCTCACCCCCGCCCCGCCTCCCGCCCCGCCCACGCACGCCCAGCCTCGCGGTGACGCTCCTGCTCGCCATGCTGCTCGTCGTGGGGCTGGCGGTGGGGGGCATGTTCCTGTTTTCCAACCTCGCCGTGCGCCGCGAGATCGCCCGCCTGCCGCCCGAGGTCCAGACCTACCTCCGCGAGCGCCAGGAGGCCGAGCGCCGCGGCGAGGAGCCGCCCCCCCCGCCCCGTCCCCCGTCCCGGACCGACGACCCCGAGGCCGCCCCCTCCGGCACCGGCGCATCAGGGTCGGGCACCGGGAATGCCGACGCCGCCCGTTCGCGCGGGTACCGGGGGGGCGGGCTTCCGGTGGTGCTGAGTCCCCGCGCCCGCTCCTTCGTCCGCGACGTGCAGACCAGTCTGGTGCAGGGGGGCCTCGTCGCGGCGGCGGTGGCGGCGTCCCTCAGCCTGCTCCTCGCGCGCCGTCTGGCCCGCCCGATCACCGCCGTCTCGTACGCGGCGGCCCGGCTGGCGCGGGGCGACCTCTCCTCCCGTGCCCCCGTCCTGAGCGGCGAGCGCGAGGTGGCCGACCTCGCCCACACCTTCAACGAGATGGCGGGGAACCTCCAGGCCCTGGAGCGCGAGCGCCAGCAGGCCGTCGCCGACATCGCCCACGAGCTGCGCACTCCCATCGCCGTCATGCAGGCGCGCCTCGACGCCCTCGAAGACGGCGTGTACCCCCTCGAACCCGGCCAGATCGCCCTGCTGAGCACCCAGACCCAGCTCCTGACCCGCCTCGTCGGCGACCTGCGCACGCTGACCCTCGCGGACGCCGGGCGGCTGGGCCTGCACACGCGGGAGGTGGACCTCTCCGACCTCGCTGGGCAGGTCGTGCGCGACCTCGGCGACCGGGCCGGGGCGCGCGGCGTGGCCCTGGTCCTCCACGCCGTCCCCGCCCCCGTCGTGGCCGACCCCGACCGGCTGCGGCAGGTGGCGGCCAACCTCGTCGAGAACGCCCTGCGCCACGCCCGCGCCCGGGTCGAGGTGTGGGTGGAGACGGACGCCGACGCCGCCCGCCTGCATGTGGACGACGACGGCCCGGGCATCCCCGAGGAGAGCCGTGAACTGGTGTTCACCCGTTTCGCCCGCCTCGACGAGAGCCGGGCGCGGGACACGGGGGGGAGCGGCCTCGGCCTCGCTATCGTGCGCGCCCTCGCCCACGCTCACGGCGGGCAGACGAGTGCGGGCCCGTCCCCCCTCGGCGGCGCGAGATTGACCGTGAGCCTGCCTCTGCACCGAGAAGGCAGCCTCGATGTGAGGGGGCAGACACCATAG